The Haliotis asinina isolate JCU_RB_2024 chromosome 3, JCU_Hal_asi_v2, whole genome shotgun sequence genome segment TTGCGGCGCCCATGGGTTTCGGAGTTGCTGATCATGGGCGTGAGGAACATTTTGGGATTATGTCATGACGATTAGAGATGCACGAGCGTTTTCATTAAGCCCGATTAAGTATTATCGTCATTGTCTTCACTCGTGTGAATGTGTTAAATCGTCAGTGTCACTGACAGAGTTTCCACCTTCAACTTTGCCTGCATGTACACTTATCACCTGCCACGCACGTGGAGTGTCAAACTCAGCTATATCCGTGTCTCCATAGTAACCTCCAACTATATCAGTcactgaaatatgtatttttcataacGTGTTGCAGTTGATATTCTTCCTGGATTACATGTACTCATTATCTAGATAGAACTCCCTGCCTCTGCTTTCAATGTATGACATTGGTAGTATTCTAGCACTATTATTGACCGTTTTATGGCAGCATGGTGTCCGGAAGGCCCATGTCGACAGGGCGTTGTCTAACATTGTCATATATGTGCTTTTATGCTCTAATTTTAATAAGGATACACTCAAGACACTAAAATATTCCTCTTCTTCTTCACTGTAATGCTCTGGACGAACACAAGTATATATGCAATATGGACATGGATAGTTTGAATATTATTACTTCACGCGTGTATGGCAGCTTGGAGAGGCACGCGTTCTCGTGTGGCGGGCTTCTTCTCCATATTTAGTCATGTGTCAAGCAACGTGTATGATATGAATTGGGTGTTTCATTGTACTTCATGTCGCCTGTTTTTACCAGAATTCAAGTCAATATTAATGACGTACTCACTAATGTATCAACACAAGAGTGCATAAATATATTAATTCGTACCGGTGTGGTTGTAGTTTGCACAGTTGAAATCATCATTCTGAACACGATGGATGGTATTAACAAGCATGACTTTGAAGCAAAAGTCCTGTTTCACCTGTGTACCATTTTGAACATCTACATTTTAGCCCATGCTCGTCGTGAACTTACACTGAACCTCGACAAAATCAGCAAAGAGGGTTTGTTACTGCAAATACTTCATGTTGAATAGAAAATACACAATGCAGCATTCACCTTCATTAAAAGGTTGGGCTGAATTGTCAACAACCTAATCAAGGCATCGCAGCGTTCGGCGTCAACATTTATCTAGGAAGACATCTAGCATTATACATGGCATTGTGTGTATGCTATCAGGTTACTACATAGAATTTCTAACATATATAATTGGCCGAGTATTTGTCTGTACAAACAGCATCCTCCCCGTGTGTTGTTGTGTGAGGTATGGACGACCCTGATCACGAGAAGGTATGACACTGATTGGCTCCGTAATTATCCTGattgaaaatatacagtagAATACATTCATAACGAACACGGATGTAAACAACTGACGACTATAgcaaactgttttaaaagtcaCGAATAAACCTGTATattatcattttaaaaaaagtcGTGAATGGCGAATTCTGTATAACGAACTTAATGACTACAGCGAACTCATTTGCAATCCCCGGGAGTCCCAGGTAACACTAATCAGTACATCAATGGACTGGTGACAGTTGGATCACCTTTATATCAAGCACATGAGTAAAGTAGGCCTCTTCGACCACCTAGATCATTCCAGGTAAATAAGATTGGGCATTAAGTTAACCTTATAACTATCGCGAACAGATTCCGTTTTCTGTGATTTATATAATATGCACATGTATAAGACTACACCTTCTACCCTGACTGCACTTGTAACAATTTATGAGAGTTACAAACTGACCAATAGCCTAGAGTATTAGTATGATATGTCCAACTGTATAACTGCGTCACTTTGGCCGTTCATCAACATGTAAACACAGTGTCGTTAGAAATATCAAAACCCAAACCACACAGGACTaaaggagaaaatgaaattatttctaTGATGTAACACATAATCCCCAGCATACAAAATACTTACAGTTTCAGGTTGTTGATAACTTGTTTCTATGGTCCAGTCGACTCAAATATTTAAAGACATCTAGAGTATTGCAGCGTGATGCGTTAGACACCAAACATACAGTTTTGAACTGTAATCTTAAATTCGATGTACACATTCATGATGTTAAAAGGACAAAACATGCAGTCATTTCTTTTCCAACCTGGTTTTACATTTAACTTGTATAAGGGACACTTAGAAGGTGATATTGTTATGGATATGTAACTTCTCTGTTGAAAcagatgcgacgtttcggtgtagatgctaACTATCAgtattgcaataaagaaaatAATGATATCATAAAATGTCTTCCAATGCTACATTGTTGACTACATTAGTGTTCAGgcataaaaatattacattttgtctTGTACGCATGTCACACTATTGTATGGAGAAAATGACTCCTCTGTCAGCCACGTCCTAAAACTTACTGTCGATTATAGTCCTAATGTTATTGTATGTGCTACAGTGTAAAATCTTCCAGAGGTAGGACGAACTGTGCCTCCCACAGTGAATTATAGCATATAATCACCATATACTCTTCCTATCCACAAACTCGACAAAGCACGATCGCCACTGTATTAGCTTCTGACACAGATTGGATGTTGTTTCTGCTGTTATACGTTCTGACAATGTGGCACAGCGTGGTGTTGATTTGTTGTGATGTCAGTGAGTGTAGAAACAATTCATTTAGCGCACAATTAAGTCTCCCCGTTACGATTACCTGTGTCACCCTATCCAAAGATATGGGTGTGAATTGCGGGCTTTCGAGGATATTTCTTGTCAAATTTTCTAAAGGGAAAGCGCATCTTCATCTATGGGTTATGGGAATTTGGAATGAAATTGAAATCAAACTTTTATTCTATATACTAACTTGGGAGACTTCATATTTTGGGGGAACAAGACGTGAATAGTTTTTGTTAATATGTTAATAGAACACTCTTTCATTCTTGCAAATAATTAAATTCAATTACAGGaatagtttgggtttttttttatgagaagtcaatatttgtttcacaaaactaAGTACAATACTATTCCCTTAACGCTTTGCCGAGAAGCACAGTCCGTTCTTTCAAGTTCTGATCGATGATTTGATTCAGTTAGTACATTTGATGTAAGCCATGATCTGTTTAATTCATAGAGGTTATGAAACACCCCTGGAATCTGCAGTGTAATTAAGGCAAAAAACGGCTAGGATAAAAGACTTTTTATTACACCTGTCAAAAACAGCATGTAGACAATAAGAGGGCCGTCCTGAAAGTGGGAGTACAAACTATAATGATGAAAATGCAGGTGTGAGCAAAATATGGCAAAAACGACATCTTCGGGTGTGCCACATTGTGGCATCGTGCAGAAGTGTTATGAATTGACAATGCTTCCCAAAGTATTATCAATTACAATAAGAACGTTTTAACGAGATTTTTCACGTTTATTAATACGCCGGCCTTCTTTGAAATTGGACTAAGACGACTGTCGCGTGCAGTAAAGTCACCCGCCACTGTCGCCATCTTACTTACCTACATAATCTGACCAAGAGGATGGTACAAGGAGATAAGCGGTTTCAAGTAAGCCAGTTAAGACCAACTGGTTGAGTTTCGGCATTGCTTGCTTAACAAAGCTGCTTGTTCCGTACCGGTAAATTAGGAATCTAAGCAAACAGAAAGCCGACGAATGGTAATCTTGATTTGATCAAAGAATAATTAAGAAAGGACGTGATTAATCCCACAATCTCTAATCCAGTATTGATAGACTCCTGTAAACATCGAATACACGTCATCCTAAAAGGCTGACAAAACTGTATGTGAACATCTCAACAACTTGTTTTGTCACACTGCTGACAACATGCTTACGGCATGAAGTTTGTGTTAGGTAGATCTCTTAGACATTAAGGAATCTATCTGAAACGTCGCCATGActgtgtcccctgctgtggcACTTAAGTTGTATTGGATACTCCAGTTGGCTACTTGGAGTAGAACATATACAGGTCAATATCATAACATACTGCCACAAGGAATGTGTCACTGTCTACATATTTAGCACGTCTTACATGCAGCAAGTACAAGTGTATCCAACATACACTTACACACAATGAGAACATTTCAAAACAGTAACATTCCAGAAGAATAATCCACATATAGATTGCTCCTGACACAGATTGAATGTTGTTTCTGCTGTTATATATTCTGACAATGTGGCACAGCGTGGTGTTGATTTGTTGTGATGTCAGTGAGTGTAGAGACAACTCGTTTAACGCACCATTAAGTCTCCCCATTACGATTACTTGTGTCAGCTCATTGTCAGATTCGTATAATTTGGTTCCTTTTTTAGCGATGATTCTGTTGAGATGTCACGAATTTGAACAATATATGACAGTCTATGGTGTTGCTTTTTTCGTGGTGGTCACCTGGTGTATCACCGTTCCAGTGTAACCTGGTGTAAACGCCATGTAACATAGTGTTGCAATGTCAGCATCAAGTAGGCCAGAATAAGTCATGTATAAAGGTGGGGAGGGTGACTGCGTGGAACAGTCTTAGAGCTTTTTTAAAGTGATAAGTAAATGAGTACGCTTTTATGCCACTTTAGCGatattccatcagtatcatttcgaggaaaaccagaaaattggctccacacattgtacgcatgaaGAAAATCAACTCCTGTATGGCAATATATCACTTAAAttctaaccactagactaccctaccgTCCAACCAATCAGGGCACGCATCTCTTGTTACAAATCTGTGAGAGGGTCTCGCAACATTCCTCAGTAAACAAATCATTGACAAattaaatgtatgtttcactAATCATTATTCACGATTTGTACGTCAGCTACCCCTAGTTTAATCATCCTAAGGTGTTAGAATTATGTAATGGTGAGGACTATGAACCACGAACAACGTCTTTGTTATTGTTGATGCTGGAACACCAACAGGTTGTCAAAAGATATTGTGACTCGGAGAATTTACAGATCCACTTGGTGATGTCGACTTTGTTTGATAAGTGGGGATCAGTAAGCACAGTGGTATGCTGTGCATGTTGAACAATATTGTTGAGTAACTACTGTACTTTAAATAGCCTGTCGGTTGTTGCCTGGCAAACTCCGCCATGTTAATATCGACATGTAAATTTTGATTATGAGGATTTTGTATTCACGTGGTGGAGAGgcattactgaaaaaaaaccgaTGTCCACCCGGGCTGTCGAAAGGTGAAATATGGGGGTTTTACACAAGGAAGTGGGTAAACTGATTTTAATGACACACCTGGGAACAATGTACCCGACACAATGGACAGATATGAATCTCATATCTATGCACACCATGCACATCAGGTGTATAGGTCATAGTCGAAGATATTTGATTTACGCACTACGTAACCCGACTGCTACGACCGCATACTGAAAAGAATGTCACGAAATTAGTACACGTGGTTCAATATTGACCCTGGACATTAATTCAGGAGGAGTCAGGGAGATAGACCCGGGGGAGACACCGTATTTCACCTGACGCCCTTGGGTAAGGATTTCGATACAAGGTGTGATACTGATAATTCAAACAACCTGTAGTGACATTTTATTAGCTTCAATTAGCGTTTCATTATTCCAATAACTAACACTGTCAGTGTTTGTCTCGTCTGTGAACGCGTGTTCATGTCGTCTTCTTGTGTCGCCTGTGTTGTGGAAGTACCTTTAGTCATTGTGTATATCCTAATCGAAAGTTCAGGAAGATCTGAATATTAAATTAAAATGCGGTTTGGAGGCAGTAAAACGAACCATGATCAGTCTAAAACATTAGATTGCAATGTCCTGCCATTGGATCTTATGCGGCACAATAGATGGGTATACACCCGGCATCAGAAACACAATCACCCTTACACTAAGACGCATATACCTGGAAGccgtgtctataattacatgtGTATTCATAACTTATAAAAACTACTCAATTGTTTTTCAGAATTTATGTATCCCGCCAGCCGCAAAAGGCATGGCATTGTATTCTGAGTGCACTAAACATTTCAACCTAATATACATGTAAGCTTTTTTCAACTTCGTCGAAACCCTAAACTTGAAGCACTACTCTGTGTAGCAATACTTAGTACTATCAACCATCGTTGAAGTTTTCGTCACAAAAATGGATGTTATTTATTGTGAGTACCAATATTTGTGTCCCTGGACGGAATGGGACTGAACTGTTGCGACATTGCATTAGCTTTAGGCCAATAAAGTAGCTAGGTAACACGACCCCACGATACCGTAGTCAGTTACATTGGACATTCAGATCAATTCAATGTTCACTTTATTGGAAGGGTTTGTAGTTTCATCGTACAAAATACCATAAGCATTTGTCGgcttttggatttctgaaaaaGATCAAGTCCATCAAATCTGCAGCATTTTACTCAAACAGAGCAATTGTTATCGGATCATGTATCATGTTTTGGGTTATTTTCAAAGAGAACTgagaatgtatttttttatatagCATGGAGATCGTGAAGAAGCAACAAGGTGTTGCTGCCTTATTGTCCTGGCCAGAGGTAACTGTCAGCGTCACGTGATTGAGGACACACCCATTGCATCTACAAATCTAATTAACGTATCAACTGATACATAATCTAAAGACAAAAGAGATCTGTATAGCGCGTGTCGAGGGGATTAACTGGACGGGGCATATAAATCTCGCCGTGGAGATGGGAAGGAACATTCGATTGCCTACTGAGGTAACACAATTTCATCTGCTGCACCTTGAGTCAGGAATCATGTATAATCCATCCATGTTTCAGTATGCGCCAAGTACAACTCTTGGTATTGGACAGCAGACCACATCTGGTAAACCGACACCTCCTGCACACTCCGTCACTGTCGTGCCTCAAGCCTCCAAAGAAGACGTCACATCAGAGATCACTCATGCGTCTCTCCGAACTCAACTACCATTTCCAAACTATGACAATGTTCTCCCCTCACCTTCCTCATCGGTATCTTCGAATGGAGACGGAGACATCAATCTGGATAGTTTCTCAGGAACATCGACACTCTCACAACAAGACAGACAATTTTCCAACAAGAAACCACCCTATTCCTATGTGGCTCTCATCACCATGGCCATCGAGAGTTCCACATCAGGAATGATGACTCTCAACGACATCTACAACTACATCATCAAGAGATTTCCCTACTACCAAGACAACCAAAGGAGATGGCAGAACTCCATCAGACACAACCTCTCCCTCAATGATTGTTTCGTTAAGGTTCCCCGACCTCCAGGGAAACCAGGCAAGGGTAACCTGTGGGCTCTGCATCCATCTTGTGGGGACATGTTCGGTAACGGCAGTTTCCTTCGTCGTTCCAAGCGTTTCAAATCGGCACAAAAGCAACGTCGTGATGATTTTCCATTCAATCCTGCCAGTTCTTATGGACAGTTACTCGGATTGTATGGGGGTCCATCTCCTTACACAGGTGTAGTCGGCACCATACCCCAGGGACTGACCCAGACACACCCTTACAGCTCATCGAGCAAACCTGATTGCGGTCCTTGGACTGTGGGATCTCCTACAGTCTACACTCAACCAGTCGGTTACTACAACGCCAGCAGCATCAACAGTTCACTGACCGGCTCCCCTCTCTCCAGCTCTCCCTCTGGAAGCTCATCCCTAAGTCGAACATGCGTGCCACAAACTTCCCCACCCTCTTCAAATGTGAATGACTATTCCTGCAACTACCTGTATCCATACATACAACAGTCAATGGGGAGTTCTACAAGCGATGTCATTCACAATTGGAAAATGAGGTCTTCTAGGTCGTACGTCGCTTAGTGTGGGTTCACCACTGTTGCAGTGATGCTTGTGTATAAAGTGCTATATGTTAATGTAagtttaaaaatacatgtacaggtacATTATGTACAACGTGAACTGAGACTGATACGccagaaacaaaataaacacaattaaaacagATTGGtacattaatttattcatctctgtcAAGTGCACCCGTCGACCTTAAGTCCCGAGGTGTATAAGGACATACAGAGTGCACTCAACAACAAACACCTGCCTGCATGAGCAGCACATTTTAATGGGATCGTCTGCTTCCAACATAAATCGTGGAGTTGGTGCAAACTGCAGTGTATGCTTCGTGAACGTAAGTATTTGCCCTTGCTCTAAGATGTTTAGAGAACGTGTGTACGTAGTGTATCTATGGTACACCCACGATCAGAGAAACGTGTCACTCTTGGTGACTACAAAGATTTCTTTTTGACAAATAAAAATGTCATGCGTTGtacacatttatattttccatATTACCAATGTGATGAAATACTATGGACACACTTCAGCATTATTTAGGACATGCCAGGGGAGCAAACAAAGCACCAgatcaatatatattttatgagaaAATCCCTTTACATCTTGTTTATGTTTCAGATTTTTTCATGTAATGAGTAAATTGCATAATACTGAAATTGTGACTCTCGATCCGGAAATCTGAAAATAACCTCAGCGTTCAAGCACAAATTACAAAACATTTCTATCACCTTGTAACAAACTTCCCCTTTCACGCAATAGCAAGAACAAACATCAGTACGACAGCTTATTCGCCCCATATATAATTATGTGTATGTACGTGCAGATGAAAAGGAGAGGTTCGAATGAGtatgaaaatgtttaaaatgcaaTTAATAATGTTGGTAGAATAGAGACCATCTGACCACTGGTGTTAAAATTATCAACACACATCCGGGAGTAGGTCTTGTGGAGTACTGGAATAATGATTCTGGGCGTAACTTCATGGAATCAATGGGGTCTGTGTCCATGTTTTGGTAAACTGAGAGAATAAGTATGgatttacgacgcttttagcaacattccagcaatatgacggcgggggacaccagtactgattgtacccatgttgtggGGTTTGGACAAAATACTCTTACCTCCAAATTAtgaaaatggaaacaaatggCAACAGCTAGTGACGGTAAACTAGACACTTTATCAAGATCAGGCTGTTGGTTTGGAATTATCTACCCCAGGGTGGCGAACTGTGTTGTCCTTTATTCGTACGAAGATCATGTGAAGTATTCGTTTACTTACgaaagtgtaaacacaaacagcctttagtgtaaacacaaacAACCTTTAATGTAAACACAAACTGAAGATAATGGTTCACAATACTGCAGTAAAAACATGTATCGATACACCTTCCCTATCCTAACTGCTTAGACCATGTAATCAACCTGATTCCACAGGTGGAGAACGACATAAACAGTTCTTTTTAAAGAAGTAAATATTCTCCATGAAATACATTGTTTCAAAAAAGTTCAGCAATTTTCCTCAATGTCTGAGCATTAAGCACAATTTCTTTCTTGAATGTGCCGgtgttttcattttaataatattttttacaCAAACCATGAAGTCTTTAACTTTTTGAGGTtatgaaacacaatgaaatgaGATGAACACTATAAACAAAATATGGAAAAACGATATCTTCGGGTGTGCCACAGTGTCATCTTCCAGAGATAGTATGAACAGTGCCTCAAACAGAGTATTATCACTTACAATAAGAACGTTTTAACGAGGTTTTTCACGTTTATTAATACGCCGGCCTTCTTTGAAATTGGACTAAGACGTCTGTCGCGTGCAGTAAAGTCACCCGCCACTGTCGCCATCTTACTTACCTACATCTTCTGACCAAGGGGGTGGAGACAAGCGGTTTCAGGTAAGCCAGTTAAGACCAAATGGTTCAGTTTCAAAGCTGCTTGCTCGGTATCGGTAAATTAGGAAGCTAAGCAAACAGAAAGCCGACGAATGGTAATCTTGATTTGATCAAAGAACAATTAGGAAAGAACGAGATTAATTCCACAATCGCTAATCCAGTGTTGAGTGGTTCCTGTAACTCATGTAAATATCAAATACACCCCATCCTGCTAGATACATGAAAACTGTATGTTAACAGGCTATGATTAACGTCTTGTGTAGTCACACTGTTTAGAACATCCTTAGGTCATGAAATGTTAGGCGAGAATCTCACCAAAAAAAGATGGGATCTGTCTGAAACGTCGCTACGACAGCTTAATGAAGAAGTGGTAATGGATAATTCAACTTACTTAGTGAAGAATATTTGTAaaagtatatatgtaatatattggCACAAGGAATGAGTCACTGTCTGCATGTTTAGCACGTCTTACATAAAGTAAAGCAAGCACATGCATAACCAACATACAGTTACACACTGTGTCCTAAGTCCTAAGAATGATGGGATCTGTCTGAAACGTCGCTACGACAGTTTAATGAAGAAGTGGTAATGGTAGTGCTTGTTCCTTAAGGTAAATTACGAGGTTAAACAAACAGGAAACCGACAAAAGGTATTCTCTGTTTGATCAAATCACAATTGGTAGCGGACTAACTACAAACTCTAATCCCCAGGTgattgaattttgttatattgaaacataaaataCACCGACATTATCAGCTGAAACGTGAAGGTGAAGAAACAGACGAGTTCTACTGACATGGGAAAAGCATGTTAACAATGTAGCCACTTGTTTTGTCACTTTGGGGAACACATGCTCAGGGTATTACATATATGTAAAGTTTCGACACAAAGGcgagtgtgtttgtgtatacatgttAACAATGGTAAATTAAGAATCTTGTTAACCTTCATGTCTTAATTTAACAGCAAAAAGTGCACGAGCAATTACATAGCATATAATCACCATATACTCTTCCTATCCACAAACTCGACAAAGCACGATCGCCACTGTATTAGCTTCTGACACAGATTGGATGTTGTTTCTGCTGTTATACGTTCTGACAATGTGCCATAGCATGGTGTTGATTTGTTGTGATGCCAGTGAGTGTAGAGACAACTCATTTAGCGCACGATTAAGTCTCCCCGTTACGAGTACCTGTGTCACCCTATCCAAAGATATGGGTGTGAATTGCGGGCTTTCGAGGATATTTCTTGTCAAATTTTCTAAAGGGAAAGCGCATCTTCATCTATGGGTTATGGGAATTTGGGATGAAATTGAAATCAAACTTTTATTCTATATACTAACTTGGGAGACTTCATATTTTGGGGGAACAACACGTGAATACTTTTTCAGAGAAGTAAATATTTCCAATGAAAtgtaacatttcaaataagTTCAGTCATTTTGTTAATATGTTAATAGAACACTCTTTCATTCTTGCAAGTAATTAAATTCAATTACAGGaatagtttgggtttttttatgagaagtcaatatttgtttcacaaaactaAGTATAGTACTATTCCCTTAACGCTTTGCCGAGAAGCACAGTCCGTTCTTTCAAGTTCTGATCGATGATTTGATTCAGTTACTACATTTGATGTAAGCTGTGATCTGCTTAATTCATAGAGGTTATGAAACACCCCTGGAATTTGCAGTGTAATTAAGGCAAAAAACGGCTAGGATAAAAGACTTTTTATTACACCTGTCAAAAACAGCATGTAGACAATAAGA includes the following:
- the LOC137276897 gene encoding forkhead box protein B1-like is translated as MAIESSTSGMMTLNDIYNYIIKRFPYYQDNQRRWQNSIRHNLSLNDCFVKVPRPPGKPGKGNLWALHPSCGDMFGNGSFLRRSKRFKSAQKQRRDDFPFNPASSYGQLLGLYGGPSPYTGVVGTIPQGLTQTHPYSSSSKPDCGPWTVGSPTVYTQPVGYYNASSINSSLTGSPLSSSPSGSSSLSRTCVPQTSPPSSNVNDYSCNYLYPYIQQSMGSSTSDVIHNWKMRSSRSYVA